CTCGATCACCTGAACCTGCTGGCCGCCGACGTATCCGAGTTCCGCAGGTTCATGCAGACCTGTCTCGGCTCACGCGTGACCGAGATGATCCAGCTCGACAACGGTCGCCTCGGCGGGTGCTGGTTCACGGTCAACAACAAGACCTATGACCTTGCCTGCACCGAAGAACACGGCGGCGGCGATGGGCGTCTGCACCATGTAACGTATGCAACCGATACGCGCGAAGAAATCCTGCGCGCTGCCGATATCTTTCTCGAAAACGGCATCCACATCGAGACCGGGCCGCACAAGCACGCAATCCAGGGGACCTTCTTCCTCTATGTCTGGGAGCCTGCAGGCAATCGTGTCGAGCTCGCCAATTCCGGCGCACGGCTGATCCTCGCGCCTGACTGGCAACCCATCGTCTGGACCGAGGCTGAACGAAAAAAGGGCCAGGCCTGGGGTTTGAAGACGATCGAAACCTTCCATACCCACGGGACACCGCCCGTCAAGAAGCAAGGAGACCACTGATGGGAGTCGTCGTTCAGAACGTTGCGCGCGCCGAAGCTGACCTGATCGGAAGACTTGCCAAGGCGGGTGTCGCAACCGTCCACGAGGCGCAGGGACGTAAGGGAATGCTGGCGAGCTACATGCGGCCGATCTATTCCGGCGTACAGGTCGCGGGATCGGCGGTGACGATTTCAGCCGCTCCGGGCGACAACTGGATGGTCCATGTGG
The nucleotide sequence above comes from Rhizobium sp. CB3090. Encoded proteins:
- a CDS encoding VOC family protein codes for the protein MESCFDIAHLAHVEMFTDKYGESLDFFVNVYGLTLAGEDERSAYLRGWDDYEFHTLKLTRHETTGIGHVAYRVSSPEALERRVKAIEASGYDVLGWVDGDMGHGRAFRFRDPFGHIFEIYWETVRYDPPPQERPKLKNLAQRYHARGCHPRRLDHLNLLAADVSEFRRFMQTCLGSRVTEMIQLDNGRLGGCWFTVNNKTYDLACTEEHGGGDGRLHHVTYATDTREEILRAADIFLENGIHIETGPHKHAIQGTFFLYVWEPAGNRVELANSGARLILAPDWQPIVWTEAERKKGQAWGLKTIETFHTHGTPPVKKQGDH